The Lasioglossum baleicum chromosome 15, iyLasBale1, whole genome shotgun sequence genome has a segment encoding these proteins:
- the LOC143216203 gene encoding uncharacterized protein LOC143216203 → MQVREDDEELERLKEKKEDEMANRRRMLLKKSDIKQRLRRQHIERRIATEAEELQRAKEAFDLKLRRMERDEKLAEELALRKHHEQQESFRKLKERNTRRIVPDLVIQDLEAKLTEEKRKDATRLQSSDTFLRRDEEDLEHLLKKKLNYRRELQNQQINNRRRQRELEEEKHRERKIMEEAGETLHQEEVEAEKQKMEKAALQQAERDAFLKARQIWKSKRKEVLKKEHDEIEKIIAEKETLQKKEAEQKTDTQSGKEAMAQKVGKQILDAEFKKLERERICRDLFLAERDSELANEVIRLALEKKRMAKELMQDMVRSRVIAAERKAKDDAIDAAFARYLVEERRKLEIEERKKEEKRREEILKYGNELRETITKNRLRFEEETAGRRIKVEAARQDGKGIRGDSEVCAKARVKCFSESALNKV, encoded by the exons ATGCAGGTGAGAGAGGATGATGAAGAGCTGGAGAGGCtgaaggagaagaaggaggacGAGATGGCGAACCGTCGACGAATGTTGTTGAAGAAGAGTGACATAAAGCAGCGGTTGCGTCGACAACACATCGAGCGGAGGATTGCAACGGAAGCAGAAGAGCTGCAGCGTGCCAAAGAGGCCTTTGACTTGAAGTTACGTCGGATGGAACGGGACGAGAAACTTGCTGAAGAGTTGGCGCTTCGCAAAC ATCACGAGCAACAGGAGTCTTTCCGAAAGCTGAAGGAAAGGAACACTCGCCGGATAGTTCCCGATCTCGTCATTCAGGATTTAGAAGCAAAGCTGACTGAAGAGAAACGAAAGGACGCAACGCGTTTACAATCGTCCGATACCTTTCTACGTCGCGACGAGGAGGATTTGGAGCACCTGCTGAAGAAGAAGTTGAATTACAGAAGAGAACTGCAGAACCAGCAGATCAACAATCGTCGCAGGCAACGTGAATTGGAGGAAGAGAAGCATAGAGAACGCAAGATCATGGAAGAGGCCGGGGAAACTTTACACCAGGAGGAAGTGGAGGCGGAGAAGCAGAAGATGGAGAAAGCTGCATTGCAGCAAGCCGAGAGGGACGCTTTCCTGAAGGCCAGACAGATCTGGAAGAGCAAGCGCAAGGAAGTTCTGAAGAAGGAGCACGATGAAATCGAGAAGATCATCGCCGAAAAGGAGACTCTGCAGAAGAAGGAAGCCGAGCAGAAGACTGATACTCAATCAGGGAAGGAAGCAATGGCGCAGAAGGTGGGGAAGCAGATCCTGGACGCGGAATTTAAGAAACTGGAGCGTGAGAGAATCTGTCGGGATTTGTTCCTAGCTGAGAGAGATAGTGAACTGGCTAACGAGGTGATTAGGCTGGCGTTGGAGAAGAAACGAATGGCAAAAGAGCTTATGCAGGATATG gTGAGAAGTCGGGTGATTGCAGCTGAGAGAAAAGCAAAGGACGACGCGATCGACGCAGCTTTTGCAAGGTACCTTGTCGAGGAACGGAGGAAGCTTGAAATAGAGGAGAGGAAGAAGGAAGAAAAGCGTCGAGAAGAAA TTCTCAAGTACGGAAACGAGCTGAGAGAAACTATAACGAAGAACAGACTGCGATTCGAAGAAGAAACCGCAGGTAGGCGGATCAAGGTTGAAGCAGCAAGACAAGATGGCAAGGGGATACGCGGGGAC
- the LOC143216208 gene encoding uncharacterized protein LOC143216208 has product MFAKSNFDPELEKLRNEVDGPPNLDTVALSIQRATCRIHASYLFEQVGRPTLQKLCLLLSSTATGKAYCGWQEFATHMGLTMEQIRCIDYDFKGQQDPTYYVLLAYVQDVGATIDKILSALQQMRRFDVINRIKDNISDLLDAIQQETPVSDSTILMTKSIPRAPMVLTPLESTQEMQTRALDSKQVSQNQTKKNKQLYGCRVMLTFAEDGLETAQYISKVFRSHEAKIGVLILQEHANHVYSRASQFIDDCFYQVKFIVPILTKGYLERIHSDTKIYSDDQSILDSKYIKYIYSLMTLDYMRYGCVNFRVRCIVPDKEIHTLLTANLHPTFQAWFKESSIDTFINNILLQKRSK; this is encoded by the exons ATGTTTGCCAAAAG CAATTTTGATCCAGAACTAGAAAAATTGAGGAACGAAGTTGATGGTCCACCGAATTTGGACACCGTTGCATTAAGTATCCAAAGGGCCACTTGCCGAATCCATGCATCCTATTTGTTCGAACAGGTTGGGCGACCAACATTGCAGAAATTATGCTTGTTGCTGAGTTCTACTGCCACAGGAAAGGCGTATTGTGGCTGGCAGGAATTTGCAACGCACATGGGTCTGACCATGGAGCAAATACGT TGCATAGATTATGACTTCAAAGGCCAGCAGGACCCTACTTATTACGTACTGTTAGCGTATGTGCAAGATGTTGGAGCAACTATAGACAAAATTTTGAGTGCCTTGCAGCAAATGCGTCGATTCGATGTGATCAATCGGATAAAAGACAACATTTCCGACTTGCTGGATGCTATTCAACAGGAAACTCCAGTTTCTG ATTCTACTATACTGATGACTAAAAGCATTCCAAGGGCTCCTATGGTTTTGACTCCACTGGAAAGTACACAAGAAATGCAAACTAGAGCTCTCGACTCTAAACAAGTTTCTCAAAACCAGACGAAAAAG AATAAACAGTTGTATGGATGTAGAGTTATGTTAACGTTTGCAGAAGATGGTCTAGAAACAGCACAATATATATCTAAAGTGTTTAGATCTCATGAGGCTAAGATCGGAGTACTGATTCTTCAAGAACATGCAAACCATGTGTACAGTAGAGCATCACAGTTTATAGACGATTGTTTCTATCAA GTGAAGTTTATCGTACCGATACTAACCAAAGGATATCTGGAAAGAATACACAGCGATACAAAGATATACAGCGATGATCAAAGTATATTAGATAGCAAATATATCAAATATATATACTCCTTAATGACATTAGACTACATGAGATATGGATGCGTCAATTTTCGTGTGAG atgTATAGTACCTGATAAAGAAATTCATACGCTTCTTACTGCAAATTTGCATCCCACTTTCCAAGCATGGTTTAAAGAGAGCAGCATCGATACATTCATCAATAACATTCTCTTACAAAAACGTTCAAAATGA
- the LOC143216194 gene encoding peroxisomal N(1)-acetyl-spermine/spermidine oxidase has protein sequence MIRPIRQNLFLCWETSRRTMINGPKIIIIGAGAAGIAAAARLLEKGLENITILEGKNRIGGRIHTVEFSDNVVELGAQWVHGEKGNVVFNLASQENLLDSSRCFNDIDAHVFVTAKGTIIPQEETSETFKIYHDISENITEEINNASSYGEYFIKQFYKNFEENPFTTRDRAEQLLDWMQKFDNSIQCSDSWFDVSAKGITEYWTCEGDAVLNWKYHGYKTLFDLLSRLSNTKHILPIKEKVEFNKDVCNVDYTSSNNIIVKTKDGAKYTASHVIFTPSLGVLKEKQATMFTPSLPESKQQAIKGLNIGTVNKIFLEFPHRWWSEDCAGFGLIWSKEDKKEFLESHGQECEWLCDVFTFVAVDYQSRILSTWISGKYARHMETLSDDEVSEGLWLLLKTFLDKTHNIPRFDKMIRSSWHTDEHFRGCYSFRSITTEKLNVEAKDLAKPILSADGKPSVLFAGEATHDHYYSTVHGAVETGFREADRIIDFHRTCGWLKQVVNSLDKVGRMLNTRNEITERTRVVIVGAGIAGLAAAKTLEEANFKDYLLLEAQSEVGGRIRTIPWNESWIECGAQFLHGDKSPLGELCYRNDLISDIDFRDGQGMFMRNTGVKVDAALVEEICELVHNTLEDCENETKYLEKNSESLGRVLKNALKNHLQQRNDPPAVASIKEELMDWNLRFLVIDNACSTLDDLSTKYWSKFKFVGGSENLLFRNGYHSLTKIIANGINKENLRLNTAVDSIE, from the exons ATGATAAGGCCTATAAGACAAAA TCTCTTCCTTTGTTGGGAAACATCAAGACGAACAATGATTAACGGacctaaaattattattatcggTGCCGGGGCTGCTGGAATTGCCGCGGCGGCTAGATTGTTGGAGAAGGGCTTAGAAAACATAACAATTTTGGAAGGGAAAAATCGAATCGGTGGCAGAATACACACTGTAGAATTTT CTGACAATGTTGTGGAATTAGGAGCACAATGGGTTCACGGCgagaagggaaatgttgtttttaatcttGCGTCGCAGGAAAACTTGCTGGATTCGTCGAGATGCTTTAACGATATCGACGCACACGTCTTTGTTACCGCTAAGGGTACAATAATACCGCAGGAAGAGACCTCTGAGACATTCAAGATATATCATGATATATCTGAGAATATAACGGAGGAAATAAACAACGCAAGTTCGTACGGggaatattttataaaaca gttttataaaaattttgagGAGAATCCATTTACTACACGAGATAGGGCCGAGCAGCTTTTGGACTGGATGCAAAAATTTGATAATTCGATTCAATGCAGCGATTCCTGGTTCGACGTTTCTGCAAAGGGGATTACAGAGTATTGGACGTGCGAGGGAGATGCTGTGCTTAATTGGAAATACCACGGCTACAAAACGCTGTTCGATTTGTTATCT AGGCTGTCGAACACGAAACACATATTGCCCATAAAGGAGAAAGTAGAGTTTAATAAGGACGTTTGTAACGTTGATTATACATCCAGTAACAATATAATTGTGAAGACAAAGGATGGCGCAAAGTACACGGCATCTCACGTTATATTCACTCCTTCTCTTGGAGTTCTGAAAGAGAAGCAAGCTACAATGTTCACGCCGAGTTTGCCCGAGTCCAAGCAACAAGCGATAAAG GGTCTGAACATTGGAACCGTGAACAAAATCTTCCTCGAATTCCCGCACAGATGGTGGTCAGAGGATTGCGCTGGCTTTGGTTTAATATGGTCCAAGGAGGACAAGAAAGAGTTTCTCGAGTCTCACGGACAA GAATGCGAATGGCTGTGCGATGTTTTTACATTTGTCGCGGTAGACTATCAGTCGCGGATATTATCCACCTGGATTTCCGGCAAGTACGCGAGACACATGGAGACGCTCTCCGACGACGAAGTGTCCGAGGGATTATGGCTTTTGTTGAAAACGTTTCTAGATAAGACACACAATATCCCACGATTTGATAAAATGATTAG ATCGTCATGGCATACCGATGAACATTTCCGTGGGTGCTATAGCTTTAGAAGTATCACGACTGAAAAATTAAACGTGGAAGCCAAAGATTTAGCGAAGCCGATCCTCTCAGCTGATGGCAAACCT AGCGTTTTATTTGCTGGAGAAGCAACGCACGACCATTATTATTCGACCGTGCACGGGGCGGTTGAAACAGGATTCAGGGAAGCAGACAGGATAATCGACTTCCATAG AACGTGTGGTTGGTTAAAGCAAGTAGTAAACAGCTTGGATAAAGTGGGGAGGATGTTGAATACCAGAAACGAAATAACGGAAAGAACAAGAGTTGTGATAGTAGGCGCGGGTATAGCAGGATTGGCTGCCGCGAAGACCTTGGAGGAAGCGAATTTTAAGGACTATCTGTTACTCGAAG ccCAGAGTGAAGTTGGTGGTCGAATACGAACGATACCGTGGAACGAGAGTTGGATAGAATGTGGCGCTCAATTTTTGCACGGCGATAAGAGCCCACTCGGAGAACTGTGCTACCGAAATGACCTAATCTCCGACATCGACTTCCGAGACGGCCAAGGCATGTTTATGCGCAACACTGGTGTCAAGGTAGACGCGGCCTTGGTAGAAGAAATATGCGAACTCGTTCATAACACTCTAGAAGACTGCGAGAACGAAACGAAGTATCTggaaaaaaattctgaaagtcTGGGTAGAGTACTCAAGAACGCACTGAAGAATCACTTGCAGCAGAGGAACGATCCTCCTGCTGTGGCTAGCATAAAAGAGGAACTGATGGACTGGAATCTCAGGTTTCTCGTGATAGATAACGCGTGTTCAACGCTGGACGACTTGTCCACCAAATACTGGAGCAAGTTTAAG TTTGTTGGAGGCTCCGAGAATCTCTTATTCAGGAATGGTTACCATAGCTTAACGAAAATCATCGCGAACGGTATAAATAAGGAAAATCTGCGACTGAACACCGCCGTGGATTCCATCGAATAG
- the Abs gene encoding ATP-dependent RNA helicase abstrakt, with amino-acid sequence MSQERDEVLRKKYRREKGREGSPVEEDDYVPYVPVKERKKQRLTKLGKLGQLKDEAAAGFIGKSSSENERDDADDDDGQVWGRKSNISLLDQHTELKKLAEAKKESAMEKQLKEEEKILESVAENKALMGVAELAKGIQYEDPIKTSWRPPRTVLAFGELRHERLRRKLRILVEGDDVPPPLKSFKEMKFHRGILNGLEQKGIVKPTPIQVQGIPTVLSGRDMIGIAFTGSGKTLVFVLPIIMFCLEQEVAMPFIRNEGPYGLIICPSRELAKQTYDIIRHYTNSLRQTSCPEIRSCLAIGGVPVSESLEVINKGVHIMVATPGRLMDMLDKKMVKLSVCRYLCMDEADRMIDMGFEEDVRTIFSFFRGQRQTLLFSATMPKKIQNFARSALVKPVTINVGRAGAASMNVIQEVEYVKQEAKIVYLLECLQKTTPPVLIFAEKKQDVDAIHEYLLLKGVEAVAIHGGKDQEERSRSVEAFRGGRKDVLVATDVASKGLDFADVQHVINYDMPDDVENYVHRIGRTGRSGRTGIATTFINKANDESVLLDLKHLLMEAKQKVPPFLLELCSENEKYLNLGDERGCSYCGGLGHRITECPKLEAIQNKQASNIGRRDYLASNAADY; translated from the exons ATGTCGCAAGAAAGAGATGAGGTGCTTCGAAAG AAGTATAGAAGAGAGAAAGGGCGGGAGGGTAGCCCTGTGGAAGAAGATGACTATGTTCCCTACGTACCGGTTAAGGAACGCAAGAAGCAGCGACTGACTAAACTCGGTAAGCTTGGGCAGCTAAAAGACGAAGCTGCTGCTGGCTTCATTGGAAAAAGTAGCAGTGAAAATGAGAGAGACGATGCAGACGACGACGATGGACAAGTATGGGGGAGAAAGTCAAATATCTCCTTATTGGACCAGCATACGGAGTTAAAGAAACTGGCGGAAG CCAAGAAAGAGAGTGCTATGGAAAAGCAATtgaaggaggaggagaagatcTTGGAGAGTGTAGCCGAAAACAAGGCTTTGATGGGTGTAGCTGAATTGGCAAAGGGTATTCAGTACGAAGATCCTATAAAAACCAGTTGGAGACCACCTAGAACGGTGTTAGCTTTTGGCGAATTGAGACACGAGAGGCTCAGAAGGAAGCTCAGAATTCTGGTGGAAGGGGACGATGTTCCACCGCCTCTCAAAAGTTTTAAGGAGATGAAATTCCATAGGGGGATCCTGAATGGTTTGGAACAGAAGGGCATTGTCAAACCCACACCCATTCAAGTCCAAGGGATACCTACGGT ATTATCTGGTCGCGATATGATCGGTATTGCGTTCACTGGTAGCGGAAAGACATTGGTATTTGTATTACCAATTATAATGTTCTGTTTGGAGCAGGAAGTAGCCATGCCGTTCATAAGAAATGAGGGGCCATACG GCCTTATCATCTGTCCGTCACGAGAATTAGCGAAACAAACCTACGATATTATTAGACACTATACAAACAGTTTACGCCAAACTAGCTGTCCCGAAATCCGCAGTTGCCTGGCAATTGGCGGCGTGCCTGTTTCCGAGTCCTTAGAAGTTATTAATAA GGGCGTACATATCATGGTAGCCACTCCTGGACGCTTGATGGACATGCTGGACAAGAAAATGGTGAAATTGAGCGTGTGTCGTTACCTGTGCATGGATGAAGCAGATCGCATGATCGATATGGGTTTCGAGGAAGACGTGCGAACGATTTTCTCGTTCTTCAGG GGTCAAAGACAAACTTTACTCTTCTCCGCCACCATGCCAAAGAAGATTCAAAATTTTGCTCGCTCCGCTCTGGTAAAACCCGTGACGATCAACGTGGGTCGTGCCGGTGCAGCGTCAATGAACGTGATCCAGGAGGTGGAATATGTTAAACAAGAAGCTAAAATTGTGTATTTGCTGGAGTGCTTGCAGAAGACTACACCACCAGTATTAATATTTGCGGAAAAGAAACAAGACGTGGACGCTATTCATGAATATTTATTGCTGAAGGGTGTCGAGGCGGTGGCAATACACGGTGGAAAAG ATCAAGAAGAGAGATCGCGGTCCGTGGAAGCTTTCCGCGGTGGTCGAAAAGATGTGCTGGTTGCGACGGATGTTGCATCTAAGGGTCTCGACTTCGCCGATGTGCAGCATGTAATCAATTACGATATGCCCGACGACGTGGAAAATTATG TGCATAGGATCGGAAGAACTGGTCGTTCTGGGCGTACAGGAATAGCGACTACTTTTATAAATAAGGCGAACGACGAGTCTGTGTTGCTGGATTTGAAGCATTTACTCATGGAGGCGAAACAAAAGGTTCCACCCTTCCTGTTGGAGCTCTGTTCCGAGAACGAGAAGTACCTCAACTTGGGAG ACGAACGTGGCTGCAGTTACTGCGGTGGTCTCGGTCACAGAATCACGGAGTGTCCAAAGCTGGAGGCAATCCAAAACAAACAGGCGTCGAACATTGGACGCCGGGATTATTTGGCTAGCAATGCGGCTGactattaa